The Vulcanimicrobium alpinum sequence GATCGTGACGCTCACGTCAGCGTTCGAGAAGGGTCCGCAGTTTCGGTTTTTCCACTTTCCCCATCGCGTTGCGCGGGAGCGCCTCGACCGGATAGAGCGCCTTGGGAACCTTGAAGCTGGCGAGGCGTTCGCGCAGTGTCGCCAGCGACGCGTCGGCGTCGAACGCGCCGTCGACTTCGAGAAACGCGACGGGGATCTCGCCGCGCGCCGGATCGGGCGCGCCGACGACCGCCGCCGCGAGCACGCCGGGGAGCCGGAGCAGTTCGGTTTCGACCTCGATCGGATAGACGTTGAAGCCGCCGCTGATCACCAGTTCCTTGAGCCGGCCGTTGATCGTGTAGCCGCGCTGGGGATCATACGTCGCGAGATCGCCGCTCTTGTACCAGCGGCGGTCCTGCGCGTCGCGAACGAACGCCGCCGCGCTCGCCTCGGGGTTGTTCCAGTACCCCGCGCAGACGTTGGGACCGTGCACGAGGATCTCGCCGGCCTCGCCCGCCGCGACGTCGTTCCCCTGCGGATCGGCGAGCCGCACGTCGACGTGCGGGAGCGGAAACCCGACCGTCCCTGCATAGCGCGGACCGTCATAGCGGTTGCTCAACGCGAAGCCGAACTCGGTCGAGCCGTACCGCTCGAGGATCGCGATCCCGAAGCGGCGCTCGAACTCCTCGAACACCGGCGCCGGAAGCGCGGCCGAACCCGAGACGAACAGCCGCATCGCGTCGAACCGCGCAGCGGGCGCCGCGGATGCGAGCAGGCGCACGTACATCGTGGGGACGCCGAAGAACATCGAGACCTCGCCGCCGGCGAGGATCGCGAGGACCGTCGGCGCGTCGAACCGCTCGCGCAGGATCGCGCGGCCGCCGGCGACGAGCGTCCCGTTGAGCCCCGCGCCCAACCCGTGCACGTGAAAGAGCGGAAGGGTGAGCAGCAGCGTGTCGGCGGCGGTCCAGCGCCAGGCCTCGACGACCTGCTCGCCGATCGCGGCGAGGTTGCCGTGCGTGAGCATCGCGCCTTTCGAGCGTCCGGTCGTCCCGCTCGTGTAGATGAGGATCGCAACCGCGTCGGCAGCGGGCTCCGGCGGGTCGGCGAGTTCGGGAGCGTTCGCGTCGCGCGCGATGCGCTCGATCTCGTGCAGGTCGATCAGCGTGCGGCCCGCGCGCGCGGCGAACGGCGCGCTCGCCTCGGAGACGCACACGGCGGCGGCGGCGGCGTCGTCGAGGACGTGCTCGAGATCGGAGGTCCGGTAGAGGACGTTGACCGGCACCACGATCGCGCCCGCGCGCAGTCCGCCCAGATATGCCAGCGCGAACCCCGGCCGGTTCTCGGCGTAGATCGCGACGCGGTCGCCTGCCGCGACGCCGGCGGCGCGCAAGCGGGCCGCGACCTGCAGCGACGCCGCGCGCAGGTCGGCATAGGTGAAGTCGTCGAGGGCGCGCGCACCGGGGCGCTCCGCCGCGTGGCGATCCAGCGCATCGAGGATCGAGCGAACCATCGCACGAGGTTTCGCCCGCGGGCGGGACTCCCCCGGTTCCGGAGGGTATCGTCCGCAGAACACTGCCGCCCCGGGGACCGCGCTATGAAACGTTCCTTCTTCACTTTGGCTTGTGCCGCCGTCACGGCGGGGCTCGTTGCCGCCTCGACGCCGCTGCCTGCGCGCGCCGAGGCCGGCCCGAGCGACGTGGTCGTCGGCGCGGTCCTCCCGCTGACCGGCGAAGAGAGCCGCGTCGGAACGTACTTCAAAGCCGCCTACGAACTGGCGGTGAAGGAAGTCAACGACCGCGGCGGCCTGCAATTGCGTCAATACGGCCGCAAGGTCCCGGTCAAACTCGTCATCTACGACGACAAGACCGATCCGGCGACGTCGCGCAACCTCTACGAGCGCCTCGCGGTGCAGGATCGCGTCGACGCGATGCTCGGCGGTTACTCGACCGATCTCGTACAAGCGCAGACGGTGGTGCCGCAGCAGCATCAAATCCCGTACGTCGGCGGCGGCGGCGCGGCGTCGGCGATCTACAAGCGCGGGTTCAAGACGATCTTCTCGCTGCTCGCGTCGATCGAGAACCTCGCCTATTCCGAGTGCGACTTCATCGAAGAGATGCAGGCGCAGAAGAAACTGCCCAAACCGCTCAAGATGGCGGTCGTCTACGAGAACACCTCGCACGGCCGCGACTTCGCGGCCGGCCTGCAAGCGCGCGCGAAGGCCAAGCCGCAGAATTTCCAGATCGTGATGAACGAGGCGTTCGACCTGCACGGCAAAGATTTCACGCCGCTGCTGCAAAAGGTCAAGACCGCCAACGCGCAGGCGTTCATGTCGGACGCGCATCTCGACGACTACATCACGATGCAGCGCCAGTACGCGCAGGCCGGACTGCACCACGCGTACGTGACCTACGGCGCGCGCGGGCCCGAGAAGTCGGCGCGCGAGGCGCTCGGCAAGAACGCCGACTACATCGTTGCTGCGTCGTGGTGGAACCAGCTGATCCCCAACGCCGCCGTCAAAGCGTTCGACGACAAATGGGCGAAGGCGTATCCGAAGCTCAACGCCGAGTGGTACGCGGCGCTGCCGTACGAAACCGCGCGCACGCTGTTCATCGCGATGACGGAGACGGGCTCGGTCGACAAGGCGAAGGTCGTCGAGACCCTGCGTCACATCGACATTCGCGACACGGTGCTCCCCGGCGGGCACATCAAATTCGAAGCCGACGGGCAGATCAACGCACCGTTCGTCGTCACCCAGAACCTCCCCGACGGGCGGACCGTCATCGTGTATCCGCACGCCGAGAAGACCGGCGATGCGGTGCTGCCGGTCCCGAACCCCTGAGGCTACGCGTCCATGCGGTCCGCGAGCTCGCGCAGGTCGCGGACCGCGATGTCGACGCGATCGCCCGCGGTGAGGTCGGTCGACTGATTCGGCCCGTACTCGGTGGGGCGCGCGACGAACGCGGTCCGCATCCCGTGCGATTTCGCCGCCGCGAGGTCGTCGTTGTGCGCGGCGCAGAGCATCACGCGGTCGGGCGTCGTCGCGAGCAGTTCGATCGCGCCCAAGTAGACTTCGGAGTCGCGTTTGTAATGGCGGAAGAGTTCGGCCGAGAAGAGGACGTCCATCGGCAGCGCCGCGCTGCGCGCGAGATCGGCGAGCAGACGGACGTTGCCGTTCGAGAGCGTGCCGACGATCCAGCGGACGCGCAGCCGCGCCAGCCCCGCGACCGTATCGGGCCACGGCCGCAGGCGATGCCAGCGGTCGACGCACCAGCCGCGGTCGTTCTCGTCGAGGGAGGCGTTGAAGCCGAACTTCCGGGCGAGGTCGTCGAACGAGTCGCGATGCAGCGCGTCCAGCGTTTTCCACGGCTCGTCCCTGCGCCGGACGCGATCCATCGAGGGCGCGTACGCGCCGCGCCACGCGTCGACGAAGGCGGCCCAGTCGACCGCGATCCCGCGTTCGCCCCCGAAGCGCGAGAGATCGGCGATCAGGCTGGTGCGCCAATCGACGAGCGTGCCGAACGTATCGAAAAGGATCGCGTCCAGCTCGATCATCGTTGCCTCCGCCGTCACGATAGCGCACCGCGGCGCCGCCGTTTCGTAGCGGCGGCCACCATTCCGCCCCGCTCTCCGGGAGGTCCGCGCTGGACACCGTCGCGACGCTGATCTCGGCCCTGCTGGTCGCGGGGCTCTACGCCGCCATGTCGTACGGGCTGGCGCTGATCTACGGCGTGCTCAAGATCATCAACCTCGCCAACGCGGGGTTCCTGATGCTCGGCGCCTACGTTACCTGGTGGCTCTTCACATCGTTCGGGATCCACCCGCTCCTCGCGCCGCTCGCGATCGTCCCGGCGTTCTTCCTGTTCGGCTGGGGGCTGGAGCGGACGCTGGTGCGGCGGGTCCTCGGCGCCGAGCCGATCATCTCGCTGCTGCTGCTCTTCGGCGTGTGGCTCGTGCTGCAGAACCTGGCGTACGTCATCTGGACGGGCGACACGCGCTCGATCGAGATGCCGTTCGTCGAGGCGACTGTCAACGTCGCCGGGATGCCGCTGGCGGTTCCGCGGCTGTTCGTCTTCGCGATGGGCGTGCTCGCGCTGGTCGCGCTGCAGCTGTTCCTGACGCGGACCTATCTCGGCCGCGCGATCCGCGCAACCGCGCAGGACCGCGACGCCGCGCGGCTGGTCGGGATTGACGTCGACCGCGTGATGGGGATCGCGTTCGGGATCGGGATCGCGCTGGCGGGATTCGGCGGTTCGCTGCTTTCGCTGCTCTTCTCGTTCACGCCCGATTTCGGGCGCACGCTCTCGCTCAAATCGTTCTGCATCGTCGTGCTCGGCGGCCTCGACTCGATCGTCGGCGTCGCGTTCGGCGCGATCGCGCTCTCGCTCGCCGAAGCGTTCGGCGTGCGCTACATGCCGGCGTCGCTGCAGAACCTGATCTCGTTCGTCGTCCTCGTCGTCGTGCTGATCGCCCTGCCGAAGGGGATCGCCGGGACGCTGCGGGCACTGCGCCGTGGATAGACGCGCCGTCGCGCTCGTCGCCGTCGCGCTCGCGGCGGCGGTCGCCGTCCCGTTCGTCGCGGGGCAATCGGAGTACGTCCTCGACGTGCTCTTTCTGATCTTCCTGTACGGCGCGATGGCGACGGCGTGGAACCTGCTCGGCGGATTCGCCGGCCAAGTCTCGTTCGGGCATGCGGCGTTCTTGGGAATCGGCGCGTATACGACGGCGATCCTCACGCAAATCGGTGTCTCGCTGTGGCTCGCGGTCCCCGCGGCCTCGCTGCTCGCGGGGCTCTACTCGCTGGTGATCGGGATCCCGGCGTTCCGTCTGCGCGGCCCGTATTTCTCGATCGCGACGATCGGGATCGGCGAAGCGACGCGGCTCGTCGCGCTGAACTGGACGTCGCTGACCGGCGGCGCGTCCGGGCTCACCTTGAGCGCCGCGCCGCCGCTGACGCTGCAGTATTTCGCTGCGCTCGCGCTGTGCGCGCTGACGGTCGCGCTCGCGGCGTGGATCAAACGCTCGCGGTTCGGCTTCGCGCTCGCCGCGGTGCGGCAGGATCCCGATGCTGCCGAGACGCTCGGCGTCGCGACGACGCTGGTGAAGACGCAGGCGCTGTTTCTCTCGGCGTGCATCATCGGCGTTGCGGGGAGCGTGTACGCGCTGCACTACCTCTTCATCAGTCCGGATTCGGTGTTCGGGTTCTCGACATCGATCGGGCTGGTGATCATGCCGATCGTCGGCGGTCTGGGCACCGTCACAGGACCGCTCATCGGTGCGGTGGTGTACACGTTCATCCGCGAGCAGCTCGCGGCGACGCTCGCCAACGCCGACCTGCTCGCGTTCGGCTTGCTGCTGATCGCGATCGTCGTGTTCGAACCGCGCGGGATCTTGGGGATCGTCGACCGCGTGCGCCGCGCCGCGCGCGCGAAAGCGGCGCCGGCGGTGCAGCGATGAGCGACGTCGTGCTCGAGGGGACCGCGCTGACCAAACGCTTCGGCGGACTCGTCGCGGTCAGCGAAGTCCACGTCGCCGTGCAGCGCGGTGAGATCCTCGGGCTCATCGGTCCCAACGGCGCGGGGAAATCGACGCTCTTCCGGCTGATCGCCGGGATCATGAAGCCGACCGCCGGCCGGGTCGCGTTTCGCGGGCGCGACATCACCAACCGCCCCGCGCACGACGTCGTCGTCGCCGGCGTTGCCGCGACGCACCAGATCGTGCGCCCGTTCCGCGAGATGAGCGTGCTCGAAAACGTGATGGTCGGCGCATTCTTCGGGCACCGTCCGCGGCCGCGCGGTGTGCATCGCGCGCGCGAAGCCGCGATGGAAGCGCTCACGGTGTGCGATCTGGCCGACCGCGCCGCGTCGCCGGCGCGCGCGCTCACGCTGGGCGGCCAGAAATGGCTCGAGGTGGCGCGCGCGCTCGCGACGCGTCCCGAGGTGCTGCTGCTCGACGAGGTGCTGGCGGGATTGAATCCGACCGAGACGGACCGCACGCTCGAACTGATCCGCGCGATCAACGAACGCGGGACGACGATCGTCATCGTCGAGCACAACCTGCGCGCGGTGCGCGGGCTGTGTTCGCGCATCGTCGCGCTGGTGCAGGGACGTAAGGTCGTCGAAGGCGCGCCCGAAGCGGTGCTCGCCGACGAGCGCGTCGTCACGGCATACCTGGGCCCGCATCATGGGTGAACGGCCGCTGACGGTGCGCGTGCGCCGGACGATCGCGGCGTGCACGCTCGCGTCGCTCCTGTGCGGCACCGCGCCGCCCGCGAGCGCGCAGCAAGCCGCGTTCCCATCGATCGCGGAGAAGACCGCCGCGATGACGCGCAAGGACGGCTTCCTGCCGCTCTACTACGACGCGCGCGGCGGTAAAGTCTATCTCGAGATCGCGCATCCCGGCAGCGAACTGATCTACCAGACGTATCTGCCGTGGGGGATGGGGAGCAACGATGTCGGGCTTGATCGCGGCAGCCTCGGCGAGACGCGGATCGTGCGCTTCGAGCGGCGCGGGCCGCGCGTGCTGCTCGTCCAGCCCAACCTCGCGTTCCGCTCGAGCAGCGGCGATCCCGACGAACGCCGGGCGGTCGAAGAGTCGTTCGCGCAGTCGGTCCTCGCCGGCTTCACGATCGTCGCCGAGGGCGACGGACGCGTGCTGATCGACGCGACCGACTTCGCGCTCTCCGACGCGCACGGCGTCCTCGATGCGCTCGCTGCGGCGAAGCAGGGCGCGTTTCGGCTCGATCCCGCGCGCAGCGCGCTCGATGCCGACGAGCTCAAAGCGTTTCCGCGCAACACGCGGCTCGAAGCGACGCTCACCTTCGCCGGCAGCGAGCCGGGTCAGTACGTGCGCGACGTGACGCCGGCGCCGCAGGCGCTCACCGTGCACGAGCGGCAAGTCTTCGTGCAGCTTCCGGATCCCGGTTACGTGCCGCGGCTCTTCGATCCGCGGGCCGGCTACTTCCACGTCGCCTACACGGACGACTCGGCGCCGCTCGGCGCGCCGGTGATGCAGCGCCTGATCGTCCGCCACCGGCTCGAGAAAGCGGATCCGGCGGCCGCGCTGAGCGATCCGGTGCGGCCGCTCGTCTATTACGTCGACCGCGGCGCGCCCGAACCGATCCGCTCGGCCCTGCTCGAGGGCGCGCGCTGGTGGAGCGCCGCGTTCACCGCCGCCGGATTTCGCAACGCGTTCCGCGTCGAACTGCTGCCGCCCGGCGCCGATCCCGACGACGTGCGCTACAACGTGATCGAATGGGTCCACCGCGCGACGCGCGGCTGGAGTTTCGGGAACGTCGTCGCCGACCCGCGCACCGGCGAAATCATCCAAGGCCACGTGACGCTGGGCTCGCTGCGCGGCCGCCAGGATTATCTGATCGCCGAAGGGCTGCTGCAGCCGTACGCGCGCGGCGACGAACGCGCCGCCGAGGCGGAGCGAATGGTCCTCGCGCGGCTACGCCAGCTCGCCGCGCACGAAGTCGGCCACACGCTCGGGCTCGTGCACAACTTTCTCGGGAGTGCCGAAGGACGCGCGTCGGTGATGGATTATCCGCACCCGATCGTCGGCCTCGGGCGCGACGGGCGCATCGATCTCTCGAACGCGTACGCGCGCGGGATCGGGCCGTGGGACGACGTCGCGATCGCGTACGGCTACACGCCGCTCCCGGCGGGCCGCGACGAAGCGCCGGCGCTCGATCGCATCCTCGCGAACGCGCGCGCACGCGGGCTCGTTCTGCTGACTGATCAGGATGCGCGGCCGCCGGGGAGCGTGCACCCGCAGGCGCACCTGTGGGACAACGGCGCCGACGCGACGGCCGAACTTGCGCGGATGATGGCGATCCGGCGCGCCGTCCTCGCGCGCTTCGGCGAGCACGTCGTGCGCAGCCGCGAGCCGTTGGCGACGATGGAAGAGGCGCTGGTGCCGATGTATCTGCTGCATCGCTATCAGCTCGAGGCCGCGGCGAAGGCGGTCGGCGGCGCGTGGTATGCGTACGCGCTGCGCGGCGACGGACAGCAGCCGCAGCGGCCGGTCGCGGCCGCCGATCAGCGGCGCGCACTGCGCGGCGTCCTCGCGACGCTGAGTCCCGACGCGCTCGCCGTGCCGCGCACCGTGCTCGCGCGCCTTCCGCCGCGGCCGTTCGGGTACGATGCGACGCGCGAACTCTTCCCGCGCGAGACCGGGCTGACGTTCGACGCGCTCGCGCCGGCCGGCGTCGCGGCGGAGATGACGTTCCGCCTGCTCTTCGATCCCGAACGCGCGACGCGTCTGCTCGAACAGCACGCGCTCGATCCGGCGCTGCCCGGGCTCGACGAGGTGCTCGCGCAGATCGATGCGGCGGTCTTCGCTCCGGCGAGCGGCGACCCGTATCGTCGCGCGATCGCGCGCACCGTGCAGAGCGCGATGATCGATCGGCTGAGCGATCTTGGCACGACGGCGGCCGACGCCCAAGTGCGCGCGATCGTCGTGCAGCGGCTACGCGCGGTACGCGAACGGCTGCACGCTGTGCGCGGCGACGCCGAGACGCGCGCGCATGCACGCCTCATCGCCGCCGATCTCGATCGCTTCTTCGCGCGCAGGTGGCAGCGCGGCGAGCGGCACGAGCCGGCTACGGTGCCGCCCGGAATGCCGATCGGCGACGACGGACCGGACCTGGACCGGTAAGATGCTGCAGATCGACGAGCTCGCGGTCGCGTACGGCGACGTGCAGGTGCTGTGGGGGATCTCGATGCGCGTCGAGCGCGGCGAGATCGTCACCCTCCTGGGTGCGAACGGCGCGGGAAAGACGACGCTGCTGCGCGCGATCTCGCGCACCGTCCTCGCGCTCTCCGGTGCGATCGTGCTCGACGGCGAGCACCTCGAGCGCGCCCGTTCGCCGCGCGTCGTCGAACTCGGCGTCGCGCACGTCCCCGAAGGCCGCAAGCTCTGGCCCGAGATGAGCGTCGAGGACAACGTTCTGCTCGGGGCCTATCCGGGGCGCGCGCGCCGCGACGCGCGCGCGTCGCTTGAGATGGTCTACACGCTCTTCCCGCGCGTCGCCGAACGCCGCACCCAAATGGCGGGGACGCTCTCCGGCGGCGAACAGCAGATGGTCGCGATCGCCCGCGGGCTGATGAGCAAGCCGACGATCCTCATGCTCGACGAACCGTCGCTGGGCCTCGCGCCGCTGATCGTCAGCGAGGTCTTCGCCACGATCGAGCGGATCAAAGCGACGGGGACGACGGTGCTGCTCGTCGAGCAGAACGTCCGCCAGGCGCTGGAGATCGCCGACCGCGGTTACGTGATCGAGGCCGGCCGCGTGATGACGAGCGGGACGCGCGACGAACTGCTCGCCAGCGACGCGATCAAGAAGGCGTATCTGGGCTTGTAGACCTCAGGTGAGATACTTGCGGAACCAGTCGAGCGTGCGCGCCCAGGCGTCGGCGGCCGCGCTGGGGATGTAGCGGTCGCGCGTGTCATCGAAGAACGCGTGGCCCGCTTCGTCGTAGATCTTCACCGCGTGCGGTGCGGTGAGCCGCGCGAACATTGCGGTGACGTCGGCCGGCTTGATCGAGGTGTCGCGCGCGCCGAAGCTTCCGAGCAGCGGCGTCGTGATGCGGCTCGTGAAGTCGAACGCCGACGCCGTGGTCGGCGCTTTCGGATCGGTGCCGGGGCGGACGTTGCCGTAGAACATCGATGCGGCGGAGAAGGCGTGCGAGTCAATGATCGACTGCAAGACGATCCCGCCCCCCATGCAGAAGCCGATGATCCCGAGCGACGCGTCCTTGGCTTGCGTCTGCAGCCAATCGTGTGCCGCGATGACGTCGGTGGGGACGAAGCCCTGTGCGCTCATCTGCGCCATGATCGGCGCGGCGACGCTGAAGTCGATGCCGCTCGGGTCCGGGGGCTTCACGCGGTCGAACAGCGACGGCGCGATCGCGATGAAGCCGGCTTTCGCGAGCCGGCGGACGACGTCGCGAAGCTGCGGATCGACGCCGGACGCCGCCTGGATGACGACGACGCCCGGGGTCAGCCGCGTGATGCTGCGCGGCATCGCCGCGTACGATCCGATCGGCGTTCCGGCCTTCGGCTGCAGGGTCGGCCGCGACACGGCGATCGCCGGATCGTCCTCGGCGACGATCGGCGGATGCGGTTTGCCGAAGCCGTCCGTTTGCGCTCCGGCGGCGGCGGCATTCGCGATCCCCGCCGCCGCGCCGGCGCCGAGCGCGACGAAACCGCGCCGTGAGACCTCGGGCTTGGTCGGAGGAAGCGGGTCGGTCGGATCGATCTTCACGCGATGCTCCTGCTCAGTAGAGATGACCGCACGCCGTCGTTGCGGAGCCGGCTTTGTTGTTGGAGAACACGACGACGTTATAGTTCCCGGAGAGCAGCTTGCCTTCGTCGGCGTGCAGCGTCGTCTGAGAGGTACCGGCGTGCATGTCGGCCAGGACGTACGCCGGTGACGCGGAGAGCGAGTCGCAGGCCGCGCCGCGATAGAGCCGCGTCGACTGGATGCGTCCCGGCGGCGTTCCGTGCATTGCGACCACGACGCGCGTGTTCGCGCCGCGGCGGAACAGCGTTACGGTGCCGACTTGGCCGGATCCGTTGACCTGTTCGATGCCGCGCTGCGTGCCGAGGCCCGCATCGCCTGGATACGATTGAGCCGACGCGACTGCCGTAGTAATCAGGGCCGCGGCGATTGCGGCGAGAGTGCGCTTCATAGATTCCCCTTTGCCCACGTGAGAACGGTCGTTGCTCCTCCGCCGTTCCTCTCTGCCTGCCCTGCGGTCAGGCGTGCGTCGTGCTGCTAGGGCATCAGCTCCGAGCACAGCGCCTCGGCCCGCGCGTGCAGCGCGGGCGAGTCGTCCGCGAGTACGTATCCGTCGCGCACGGGCGCTGCGGTTGCGGGAGCATCGGAATGCGCAGCGGAGAGGGCGCTTCGTAGTTCTTCGCGATTTGCGTACTGGTTGAGGGCGCCCAGCTCAGACCAACCTATTGACACCAAGTCTTTTAGTAGAAGCAAGGTCTTCGTTTTCGCCATTACGTCCAGCCCTTACAACCCATGCCTTCATGGCTTTGATTGTTCGCAAGCAGTTTGGTGGGAAACCTTGCCGAAACGCAATTCAGTGGAAATTCCGCGCGCGGACCTTCTCCGTTGTGCCGTAGGCGTCGAGGGTCCAGCAGCGCTTCATGATGACGTCGATGCAGCCTTGTTCTTTTTGGAGCGTGCCTTCGACGATCAGGCACTGCGAGCTGCGGATCGTGCGGCGGTAGCGCTCGTAGACGTCGGGACGGACGATCACGTTGGCCAGGCCCGTCTCGTCCTCGATGGTGAGGAAGACGAAGCCTTTGGCGGTGCCCGGGCGCTGGCGGGTGATGACGAGCCCGCCGATCTTGCAGACCAGGTTCTTCGGCATCGACGGGAGGCGGCTTGCGGCTAGGACGTTCTGCGTGTCGAGGAACGACCGCACGTGCGCGATCGGCTGGACGTCGCTCACGCCTGTGGCGTGGATGTCGAGCGTGGTCGTCTCGACGGCGGTGAGCGCGGAAAACGCGGCCCGCGGTTCGTCCTCGATCTCCATCGAACGTCCGAGTTCGCCGCGCGCTTCGCGCTCGTCGAGGCCGCGCAGCGCCCACATCGCCTCGCGGCGGGTCGCGAACCACGGCGCGAATGCGCCCGCCGCGGCGAGGTTCTCCATCGCGTCGCGTTCGAGCCCGGTGCGGCGCGCGAAGTCGATCAGATCGACGAACTCGCCGTCGCCGCCGAGCGCGCGTTCGAGCCGCTCGCGCTGCGCGTCGCCCATCCCGCGCACGAGGTGAAACCCCAGCCGCAGCGCGCCGTCGTCGTCGACGAAGCTCCACCACTCGCTCTCGTTCACCGCGACCGGCTTCACGACGACGTCGTGCCGGCGCGCGTCGTTGACCAGCACTTCGGTCGAGTAGAACCCCATCGGCTGGACGTTGAGGATCGCGGCGCAGAAGATCGCCGGCTCGTGACACTTCACGTACGCCGACGCGTACGCGAGCAGGGCGAACGACGCGGCGTGCGACTCGGGAAAGCCGTAGTCGGCGAACCCCTCGAGCATGTGGAAGAGCTGATCGGCGGCGGCGCGGTCGATCCCGTTGGCGACCATCCCCTCGACCAGACGCGGATAGATCTGCGCCATCCGCTCGCGCGAACGCTTGTGGCCCATTGCGCGGCGTAATTGATCCGCCTCGCCCGCGGAGAAACCCGCCGCTTCCATCGCCATGCGCATCCCCTGCTCTTGGAACAGCGGCACGCCGAGCGTCCGTTCGAGGATCGGCTTGAGTTTCGGATGCGGATACGTCACCGGCTCCTGACCGTTGCGCCGGCGCAGGAACGGATGGATCATGTCGCCCTGGATCGGTCCGGGCCGGATGATCGCCACCTGCATCACCAGGTCGTAGAACCGCTGCGGCTTCAAGCGCGGCAGCATCGACTGCTGCGCGCGCGACTCGACTTGGAAGACGCCGATCGAATCGGCGCGCTGCAGCATCCGGTACGTCGGCGCGTCGTCGGCGGGGATCGCCTCGAGCGAGATCGGCGCGCGCTGCGGATAGCGCCGCCGGTAGAGTGCGAACGCGTCGCGCAGCAGCGAGAGCATGCCCAAGCCCAGCAAGTCGATCTTGATCAAGCCGAGATCGGAGAGATCGTCCTTGTCCCATTGCACGATCGTGCGGTCGCGCATCGTCGCCCACTCGACCGGTGCAACTTCCACCAGCGGCGAGCGGGTGACGACCATCCCGCCGCTGTGAATCCCCATGTGGCGCGGAAAGCCGTCCATCCGCCGGCACAGCACCATCATCAGCGTGCCCAACTCGCCGCCGACCGGACCGCGCAACTGCGCGTCGGGATCGGGGCCGAAGTCTTTCGCCGCGAATCCGTAGAGGTGCGAGGGATGCGCCTTCACCTTCGAGCCGTGAGCGTGCTGCGGGTCGGTGCGGTTCGCCGGCGCGCGCTGCGGTGAGGGCGCCGTGGCCGCTTCATCCGCATCCTGAAAGCCGGGCGTGACCGTGCGGCCCGGCGTCGCCGCCGGAACGTCGTCGCCGCGCGAGGGCACGACGTTGGAGCCGGCGTCGAAGTCGCGCCGTTTCGCGACCGAGCTCGGGAGCGGCGCGTAGTCGACGTGTTCGGCGCCGAGCGCGCCCGAGAGCGATTCGCGCGCGTCGTACTCGCGCACGATCTGATCGATCTGGCCGAGCCCCAGGCCGAGCGCTTTGCCGACGTCGCGGATCGCCGAGCGCGTTCGGTAGGTGATCACTTCGGCCGCCATCGCCGCGTGCTCGCGGTCGTACCGTTCGTAGACGTACTGGATCACCTTCTCGCGATCCTGATGCGCGAAGTCGATGTCGATGTCGGGGACCTCGCCGCGCTCTTCGGAGAGAAAACGTTCGAAGAGCAGTTCGCCCGCGATCGGATCGACCGCGGTGATCTCCAGCGCATAGCACACCGCGGAGTTCGCCGCCGAGCCGCGGCCCTGCGCGAGGACGCCGAGTTCCTTCGCGGCGCGCGCGATGTCCCACACCACTAGAAAGTAGCCGGCCAGATCCATCCGCGCGATGATCCCCAGCTCGTACTCGAGCTGGCGCTCCACCTTCGGATCGAGCGGCCACGCGTAGCGCCCGCGCGCGCCGCGATAGACCAGCGTGCGCAGGTACGACTGCGGCGACGTCTCGTTCTCGGGGATCGGGAAGAGCGGAAATTCGCCGGCGAGTTTCTGCAGGCGGAACTCGCAGCGTTCGACGATCGTGATCGTGTTGCGCAGCGCGAGCGGAAACTCGTCGAACAGCCGCGCCATCTGCGCCGGTGTCTTGAGATGGTATTCGTGATTGGGACGCAGGAGCGTCCCCGCGGTCTGCAGCGACGCGCCGA is a genomic window containing:
- a CDS encoding DNA polymerase III subunit alpha, whose translation is MLGVPMALPEYAELHCWSNFSFLEGASHPEELVAHGTALGLRGVALTDRDGLYGAVRFAKAAAGTRLAALCGAELTLETDDADPIRPSRPARPSKEVPTDSPRLVLIAADKAGYANLARLISTAQLRGRKRDARLRLEDLDGRTAGLVALSGGRNGVIEKALLRRDGDAATALGARLRDLFPGRFYLELQHHVRPEDPALIRALVRLGLRLDVPYVATNGVAYANRDDGLLSDVLACVKFGASLQTAGTLLRPNHEYHLKTPAQMARLFDEFPLALRNTITIVERCEFRLQKLAGEFPLFPIPENETSPQSYLRTLVYRGARGRYAWPLDPKVERQLEYELGIIARMDLAGYFLVVWDIARAAKELGVLAQGRGSAANSAVCYALEITAVDPIAGELLFERFLSEERGEVPDIDIDFAHQDREKVIQYVYERYDREHAAMAAEVITYRTRSAIRDVGKALGLGLGQIDQIVREYDARESLSGALGAEHVDYAPLPSSVAKRRDFDAGSNVVPSRGDDVPAATPGRTVTPGFQDADEAATAPSPQRAPANRTDPQHAHGSKVKAHPSHLYGFAAKDFGPDPDAQLRGPVGGELGTLMMVLCRRMDGFPRHMGIHSGGMVVTRSPLVEVAPVEWATMRDRTIVQWDKDDLSDLGLIKIDLLGLGMLSLLRDAFALYRRRYPQRAPISLEAIPADDAPTYRMLQRADSIGVFQVESRAQQSMLPRLKPQRFYDLVMQVAIIRPGPIQGDMIHPFLRRRNGQEPVTYPHPKLKPILERTLGVPLFQEQGMRMAMEAAGFSAGEADQLRRAMGHKRSRERMAQIYPRLVEGMVANGIDRAAADQLFHMLEGFADYGFPESHAASFALLAYASAYVKCHEPAIFCAAILNVQPMGFYSTEVLVNDARRHDVVVKPVAVNESEWWSFVDDDGALRLGFHLVRGMGDAQRERLERALGGDGEFVDLIDFARRTGLERDAMENLAAAGAFAPWFATRREAMWALRGLDEREARGELGRSMEIEDEPRAAFSALTAVETTTLDIHATGVSDVQPIAHVRSFLDTQNVLAASRLPSMPKNLVCKIGGLVITRQRPGTAKGFVFLTIEDETGLANVIVRPDVYERYRRTIRSSQCLIVEGTLQKEQGCIDVIMKRCWTLDAYGTTEKVRARNFH